A segment of the Hemitrygon akajei chromosome 10, sHemAka1.3, whole genome shotgun sequence genome:
ATAAAGTGGAGGATGACCAACTCTTTTGCTGGCTTTGAGGGAAAGATTGTTGTTATCAAACCATGTTACTAAGCACTTTATCACCTTCCTGTATTCAGACTCATCATCAGTTGAGATATGGTCCACAAAGTGTATTGTCCTTGCAATTCTGCTTAGTTCTACTTGGATTCCATGTGTCCTAATCTTCAAGACCAGCTGAGACTTTGTTAAAGAACttcttgaaatccaaatagacatCATCAACTGTCCTACCCCATCTACCATTTTGGTTACTTCAAAACTCTAGAAGTTTCATCAAGCACAACTTCTGAAGCACAGACTTATACTGATTCCTCCTAATCAGACTTTGCCTATCCAAATGCTAGAATATCCAGTGCTTCAGAAtttcctccagtaacttccccatcACTAATTCAGGCTGACTAGCCTACGGTTCGCTGGTTTGTCCTTGCTACACTTTTTAAAAAACAGGACAACATTAGCAACCTTCTAGTCTTTGAGTATTTAACCGGTGCCTAAAGATGAAGCCAACATCTCTGCAAAGATTTCTGCAATTTCTCCTCTAGTCTTCCACAAAGTCTTAAGGATTCAGTTGGCCAGACCCTAGGGATTTATACAGTGTAAGACTGCAAATATGGTCTTCCTTATGATATGAATGTCTTTCAAAACAACTCCATTTGTTTCCTTATCTCTTGAGCGACCACACTTTTCTCAAAGTAAACATCATGGTAAAATGTCTATTTCAAATCCCACCCATCTGCAGCTTGGGACATAAATGGCCCTGTGATCTCTAAGCAAACCTACTAGACCATAAGAGGTAGGAGaagattaggccactcagcccatcgactGCTCTGCTGTAATTATACCcagtgcagtctgtggcagagcattccactgattcactactctggctaaaaataatCACTGCTTACCTTGGTTCTATAAGgttgcctctcaattttgaggctgtaccctctagttctggttatccccaccataggaaataccctTTCCACATCCTATCTAggacctatctagtcctttcaacatttgataggtttcaatgagatccccccacattcttctaaattccagtgagaacaggcccaaaagttgccaagtgctcctcacatgttaaccccttcattcccagaatcatccttgtgaacttcctctggactgtctccaatgacaacacatcctttctgagatatgaccCAAAAACTGTTGAAAACActacaagtgtggcctgactagtgtcttataaagcctcagtgttacctcctttcttttatattctattctccttgaaataaatgccaacatttcatctgccttctttaccacagactcaatgtgTAAATTAACCTGccgggagtcttgcacaaggagtcctaagtccctctgcacctctgatgtttgaaccttcttcccatttagataatagtctgcactattattccttttatcaaaatgcattatcagacATTTcccaactgtattccatctgccacttttttgcccattcctccaatttgTCTTAAGTCCCACTGCAATCGAGAATTAGACAgattacttcctcagcactacctacccctccacctatctttgtatcatccacaaactttgccatagAGCTATcaacattatccaaatcattgacaaacaatgtggaaAGTAtctgtcccaatactgacccctggggaacgccactagtcactggcagccatccagaaaagtcCCTTTttcttcccactcactgcctcctgcctgtcagccattcttctatccatgccagtatctttcctgtaatgccaccggattttatcttgttaagcagcttcatatgtggcaccttatcaaacactttctgaaaatccaagtaaatgacactcACTGCCTGtcctttgttcaccctgcttgttacttcctcgaagaactctaacagatttgtcaaccaagatttccctttacagaaaccatgctgactttgacttattttatcattatctccaagtaccccaattCTTTTCATTCTCTCCCTAGCCCTCATTTTACTCTAATATAGCTACAGAACCTCTTAGGATATGCCTTTACCTGCCAGATCCATCTCATGTTCCCTCTTTGCCCTCTTGATTTCCCTCTTAAGAGTGTTCTTAATCTTGTTGTAGTTAACAAGGAGCTCACTTGTCCCCAACTTTCTAAACCTAGTGTATGTTTCCTTTTACTTGACCAGACTCTTAATATCTCAGAGCCAGAGTTCCCTAAACTTTCCAGGTTTACATTtcaccctaacaggaacatactgcTCATAGACTCCTGATATCACATTCCACTTGCTATTCAGTTTAACACACTAATTTGTGGACATATCCTATCATTTTTTCCATTGCTATCTTAAAGCTGGTAGAATAATGACCACTAGAGCAAAGTGTTCCATTTCTGCCACTTCCAGTACTTGCCCTGCCTCGTTTCCTCATGAGAAGGTCCAGTATTGCACCATCCTGAGTTGGACCCTCTCCACACTATTGTTTACACTATAAGCAGCCATTGAAGCAGCGAAGCCACTGTTCACACCTGCACCTGATCAGGAGTGGAAATGCAGCTGATTATTTTCTGCCCATCTAATCCCTCTGCACACAGTGCAAGCAGATCTAATGCATCCATAGCTTTGAGATATATTGCCCCAGTAGACAGCAGAAATTGAACCTCTCTCAGCTGCATGTGATGTCAGACTGGAAGGGCATAAGCTGCCCATAACCTTCAGGAAAAAAAATGATCTCGTAGGTCATTGCTGTTTGCGGAGACTACTTAACAAAAATGGTCGGTGAAAACGAGCATTAATTCATTGACTGTATTTGGCTTGAACACCCTGAGAATATACATAAAATTACCTAATTGCCAGTGACTTTAAGGGAAGATCCTTTAGGGAAACGACAGCAGTTTTGTGTGCATTTGCTGGGATTTCCCTATTTAAGTGCTGGGAAGTTTGTGATTTTTGTACAAGAATGCAGAAGTCCCTGGCTTCTTAACAGCTGCTAAGGTATTTTCCATTACTAAACCCAGCTGCTGGGCCCCTGGAATTGAACAAGGAAGGTTAACCAGAATGCTGTCTGCACTGAAGCTTGACGTTTATAATAAGATGCAGAATAGGCTAGAtttcttttctctggagtggagggTAAGGAGTGatttgaaagagaaaaataacatTATGAAAGGGAGAAATGGGGTGGATAGTAAAATAACTCTTTCCTTATGAACATATAAGTTTAAAATGAGAGgtagaaggttcagaggagatcgAGGGGAAATATGTTCATATGGAGGGTAGATGGAGTTTAGAGTGTGCTGCCTGAGAGATGATGAAGTCAGATACTAACAAGACATTTAAAAAGCACCTAAACCAAATACTTAAATCTAATGTGGATAAATGGGATTTGTGTAGATGGATACAGTGGGCATGGACCTGCTTCTGTACTATAGAGCTCTATAAATTTGAGGCAGTTCACCAACACTTGAATGGGGCAATTGCTGAAACAGCCTGTATCAAGTTACATCTGTTGTAATAGAAGTGAGGGCAGACCATTCAGCCCCACCGTAAGGTCATGGCTAATCTTTTATCTCGGTGCTACTTTTTCCCCCACTAGCCCTATATATCTTGATTTTTCTAAGATCTAAGAAATTCTGTTGCATATAATTCTccattgatttcaatttttagtTAGTTGAGCATTGAGAAAGCGAGTAGTCAGGAATGGAGATCTAATgtcagaagaaataaaggcaagtGCATGGGCAGTATCAGAAGTTTGTCCTGAAGCATTATCTATACATTTTTCTTTCGaagatcctgcctgatgaactacctccagcgttttgtttttatttaagcTCTTCGGTTAATCAGATAACAAAATACTTCACAGAGGCTGTTCAACAGCATCTGTTGCCTAAACATTCTGTACATTCCGGTAATAGTCCCATAAATAAAACACATAAACCCAAGTCTAAGTTTAGAAATCAGCTTCAAGACTGGGCATGTAATGAGTAATATCAGCATTAGTCCTGCTTACAAGGTGCTTGAGTTGAGTATAACTGTTCAGAATATGTACAACAAATATATTTATCACTAGCACCATTGTCGCGTATGGATTTATATACAGATATCTCAGTTAAACATGTAGACAGAAATATCAATATGCATAATTTTGGATCAGTTGGGCTTTAATGTACTGAATGCATGGAAAAAGAGTTGTGTATTTCTGCAGATGGCCTTGAATATTACAGAAACCCTCATCTACAGTAAATAGTGGCACATTTCAATAACCAGGGCACCAGTTATATATAACCTACTTGTGATTTTCTTTGCCCTTCTGGAAATTCTGCCTGCTGTTTCtaagttgtacaaggccttggtgagaccgcacctagaataaattgtacaaggccttggtgagaccgcacttagaatagttgtacaaggccttggtgagaccgcacctagaataaattgtacaaggccttggtgagaccgcacctaaaacagatgtacaaggccttggtgagaccgcacctagaataaattgcacaaggccttggtgagaccgcacctagaataaattgtacaaggccttggtgagaccgcacctaaaacagatgtacaaggccttggtgagaccgcacctagaataaattgtacaaggccttggtgagaccgcacctaaaacagatgtacaaggccttggtgagaccgcacctagaataaattgtacaaggccttggtgagaccgcacctaaaacagatgtacaaggccttggtgagaccgcacctagaatattgttgtacaaggccttggtgagaccgcacctagaatattgtgtacagttttgttcccctaatctgaggaaagacattcttgccatagagggggtacagagaaggttcaccagattgattcctgggatggcaggactttcatatgaaggaagattggatcgactatgcttatactcactggaatttagaagattaagggggggatcttattgaaacgtataaaattctaaagggattggacaggctagatgcaggaagattgtttccgatgttggggaagtccagaacgaggggtcacagtttaaggataaaggggaagccttttaggaccgagatgaggaaaaacttcttcacacagagagtggtgaatctgtggaattctctgccataggaaacagttgaggccggttcattggctatatttaagaggaagttagatatggcccttgtggctaaagggatcgggggtatggagagaaagcaggtacagggttctgagttggatgatcagccatgatcatactgaatggcggtgcaggcttgaagggccgaatggcctactcctgcacctattttctatgtttctatctctttTCCTTTAGTCTGCCTTAAAATGTACCTTTCTGACCAAGTCGTAAGCAGAAATTTTCAGTGTGCGTTTAGCTGTTCAGTTTATGTTAAAATGCAATATATAGTAATTGCAAGTTATTGTTGGCGTatgggatggtgatgaggaaaGCAAAGCACCAACTAACTGTATGACTATAATTGTTATAAttcagtgtcctgaccagctgcatcactgtttggtgcagaaattgcaaggcatctgaccacaagaccctacAAAGGGTTCCAAGGGATGTTGAGAGGACCATCGGTATCTCTCTTGCtccaagatatttatcaggagcgctgagTGTACAGggagggcccttagcattgtcagtgatccctcccatctgtctaACAATCTCTGATCCCCTACCATCAGGACAAGGACAGTAAGGATGGGAAAATTCTTCCCCCAGTCCTTGGGACTACTGAATTCCCTGCTACTACCCAGGTCACATCACACATGAAGCACCCGTAGTGTAAACTGTATACTTTTTGACTTGTGTCATAAGTGCACCTTATTTTTCATTAATTTATTTCTAGTGATATTACCTTATGCGTTGTGTGTGATGCAGAAGAAAATTGCTTTTGTACACATGTATATAGTTGAATGGCTATGAACTTAAACTTTTTGAAAGTCAATTTGCTACTTAGAGTAATTACTTTTAGAATGTGTCCCAATTTAAAGGCATAACACAAATAATATGCAGGTGCTGTCATTTCAAAATTAGATGTCCTTTTCTGGTGGTATGACATTTTAAGATTGATATTCGTGTTGAAGTGATTTGTGTACGTTTTTATTGCagtgaggatgtgtcagaaaataattgatagtATAAAGTGATAGGAAAAATAAATAGAAATGAAAACCAttaaaatgcttttttttttaagattgCAATACTTTACAGATAGTCTATTGCAAAGTGCATATGCCTTACTCCTAAGTTGCTTTTGCTGGAGATTAAAGGATTTTGTTTTCAAAGCACCAAGCTCTCATTGGCAGTATGCCTaccttgttttgtttttaaaaatgaGAATGGAGATGTCCTTTTTATATAGCAAAAGATATTTTACGTTAATACAAGAAATATTTGAAgttaaaataataattattattatgggAGTTGGGGTGAAACAGTATCCCAAGACAGCAAAATAATGTTTTGGGTTGATGACACTTCATCAAAATGGAAGTAGTTCAGGGgctcccaacttggggtccacggacctctcagttaatgatgaggctccatggtataaaaaatgtTGGGGACCCCTGCAGTAGTTAAAGATTAAACAAATTTTAGGATACGGAAGAGAAAAGAGCATAATTCCAAGCTTCTAGTTGTCTGTCTTCTAGTTCTGCAGTTCAGATCTCTGCCTGGGAAAGTTGTTTCAGACATTTTCAGGTCATGAGCATTTCCAAATTTCTCTGGCAATTTCGATAATTATTCTAATTAATTTATTGCCCCTCTTCCAGACTGACCGTTAGTGTTCCTCACTACCTCATTTGCCTTATATGGTTTGTCATTTATTATGTCTTGCTTTCCACTCCTTTGGACTTTCCTTTAGCACTCTTCCCTTCATCACATCTTGAAATGTTTTGCCTctattcccagttctgatgaaagctaATCAACTTGAAAAGTTATCTCTCCGCAGATACTGCCAGACCAGcagatttaatttttattttcatttttcacaTATCCAATGTGTCTTAATTTATACTGCCAGGTAGTAGCCACAGTTCCTACTGAAACATCATCAGTGGAATAACCAGTTTTGCATTTTTATAGTATCTTTTAATAGAAAAGCATCTCTTGCCATTTCAGAGAGGTATTAGCAAACAAAAGTAACGAAAGAAAGAGATATTTGGGGAGAAGACAAGAAAATGGTATTGAAAGGCATAGTAAATCAgtaataatgaaatggtggagcactgAATGGGCTGTATAGCCTAACTCTGCTGCTCTTATGTATTAGATTGGAGCCTGCTGTGAACCTGACTTCTACATAATAAAAAGCTGTTGGTTACAAAATGGTAGAGGGAATCCATCAGTGGGGTCCATGAGGGTGTATTTGAGTGGAACCATGTGTAGGTGTTATTTCCTGCCATAGGGAAGATATAGGCAGTTACAGTAAAGCAGATAATTTGCTATCCAACTATTTAAACTTACCGACGATTCAACATCTAGCTCACCAAGTGCTGTTCCCACGCTCCTCATGCCATGAGGCCCCAGTTCCCGCCCCCTTCCTCATGCCACGAGGCCCCAGTTCCCGCCCCCTTCCTCATGCCACGAGGCCCCAGTTCCCGCCCCCTTCCTCATGCCACGAGGCCCCAGTTCCCGCCCCCTTCCTCATGCCACGGGGCCCCCAGTTCCCGCCCCCTTCCTCATGCCACGGGGCCCCAGTTCCCGCCCCCTTCCTCATGCCACGGGGCCCCAGTTCTTGCAGTCACTTTCAACTTACCAGATTCACTGAATAATTTATTTGCTTGGTAAAATCTAAAATTAATTATTGTTTCTAGTTTACAAGTTTTTGATAAATGCTTCTATTTGTGGTAGCGTAAAGCATTAGGTCCCAACCTTTTTGAATGAATGGCAAGAAAAATTATAGGATTCCAACGGGAGAGCCATTGCTTTTAAGGAACTGATGCAATCCTGGGATCTTCTGCCATCTTTGTAGTTGGTTTATCTACCATGGCAAGTGTATTCTCATTTTGTTTTACCTTTTAGGTGAACATTCATATTGAAATACTTTATTCAACAATCACAGACCCCCTGAAGTCTCTGGCAATTCCACCCTTCTCATTCTGAAGGGATTGTGCAGTCCGGGTTGAAAactaattaaaataaaaacagaaatgctggaaacactcagcagttcaggacaAGAACCTTACCTACTGTGTTTGGGGGGagtatttctttaaaaaaacaaAGCATTAAAGAGAAGATTTCATTGTTTTGAACTTTATTACTGAATGAGATGTAACTTGATAAAATTGTGTACTATTTTACTCTCTACAAACACTGTTTATAATTGTTCAGTTTGATaattacagtatttctgtttaatTGTAGATGGACCTCTCTGTTGAAGCCTTGTATAGCGTTATGCAAGAGCGACAGAAACGGTACGCTAAATATGCTGAACAAATACAGAAGGTTAATGAGATGTCAGCCATACTGCGCCGCATACAGATGGGCATAGATCAAACTGTCCCATTAATGGAGAAACTTAATAGCTTATTACCAGAAAACGAAAGACTTGAACCTTTCTGCATGAGAGCTGATAAAGATATAAAATACCAGTAGCCAATGAAATCTGCAACTTCACTCTCCGAACTCTGCTGGATTTGTGCAGATACCTACAATTTAGATATTAAATCAGCTGAACCATCATGCATTTCCAGGTATACTGAGCATTAATTGTAATGTACTCTTCTCCCAGAATTGTCTGCACGGGGAAATAACACTTGGAATTCcagcttttaaatgttgctggtGTGAACAATGTCATCTGTTATTGCAAATTGTGCTTTATTCAGAAAGGTTTTCAGAGACTTAAGCTGACTAGGGATAAACATTTGCATCATTTTTTTCACCACTACAGTTAGTATTGCAGTTGGCACTATTAAATTAGTTGAAATTAATATTCTCTTTAATTTTCCCCAAGGCTTCACCACTTAAAAGTGTGTTTACTGATGTTTTTCATCACATATTGATTATATATTCTGTGCatacgtgtgtttgtgtgtgtgtataatttttttttcatctaCTCTGGGAATACCTCAGGAACTTGAATATTGCAAATTAGTTGAGATGTAGATCTGAAAGAACAAGTGATGGCTATTCCCAGAGATTGTTTTTGTTATTTCAAGTTTGATCATAGGTTCTTGTTTTGTGAAAATTTGGAATAATTTGCAACTAAAGTGCACTAACAGGTAATTTTCCAGTTTGCAAAAGCATCCAAATATGCTAAATGGGTTTTGCAGTTTATTGTAAATTAAGATGTGCAGTAATTTTAGTAGAAACAAGAGGATAGGTAAGATAAGCAATTTTATCTGTCTCAATACTTAAAACATTTTAGTATTAAACAAATATTAAAATGCATTGCTTATGCTACATACTGCTAATATTTATTACAGTTTTGTGTGGAACGTTGACAAATCTCATCTGTAATGACTGATAGCTGAGCCTCATTGTAATTGCAGCTCCTAGTTTTATAAGAATTCTGAAGGTAAATGAAACTGCATTCAACTGTAAATAACATTTCTTTAAATTGCACATGGCTACTTAgcatttatatttttaaatttctGGTTCTTAGCTCAATGATCAACAAGAAATATCACATTTGAACATTTCTCATTTTGTGTAAAATACTCTATTTGTATGGAGATAGAATTAAGGatttttttaacatttggaattttTGTGATCTCTGACGAGAAAGAATACTTACACAATAGTGCACTTCAGTTCTGGAATAAAGATCACATTTATCAGGTACAACAAAGTTACTCCTCTCAAAAATTAGGACTTGAAAGGGAAAGTAATCAAATGCTAGACAAGCGTTCTATGTAGAAATGATGGATACCATGCATTTCAGTGTTTAAACTTTAAAATTGGACAGCTTGCCGTGTTTCATTTTTACCTTCAGGTATCAAACATTTGACCAGTTGTAGAGGAAAACTGCAAAAATTTTCCTGTAACTTATTTTTTGTATCGTtgaatgtctattgtctatgcatttgatttcttatgttctttagcTGTGGAGggattttattatttttctctataTAGTATATTTTGTGTGTTGTACATTTTCAAACATTTAAAGAAAACAGCTTGAGCAGTTTTTCTCACCTTACTGTGAAATATTTTGCTTATTTAAAATCAGAACTTGTGATCCAGCTATCATTACCGTAATTAGCAAAGTTGTGTGTAATTATTTCTCTCAGTTTTCTGCAGAGTTTAAGAACTAAGTTCTACCATTTCTTATTTGTGAGATTTAGCTAGAGTTACATTTCAGAGTCATGCACTGAGAAAAGATTTTTGCAACAATAATTTTTTCCCATTAATCTTATCTTGCCAGTTCTGGTAATATAATGCATCAGCTCAAGGTTTAAGAGGCAATTTCATGAACTTTAAAATTATATTCTGACATCCTGTAATTGTTATTTATGTATTTTAAAAATGTGAAACAGAAGGAAACATTTaaacttgaaataaaaacagctaaAATTACTGTGGGCAGCTAGGAAGAGAAAGCATGTGTATTCTTCACTATTATATTTCCGACATtttcagctttttttaaaaattactcatGGCTTTGATTTTGTAGTGTCCTTTTGAAGGTTTTGGTAAAGCAGACACTGACTACAACTGCCAAAGAGGAAATTTGTGGTACTTTTATCGTTTTCAGGCATCTTGAGAAGATAAGCATATGTTACAAATACTCAAGGCCATGCTGCATTTGCAGACGGAGAAACAGCAATGCTCTCCAGCTGATGACCTTTGAGTATTTTAATTCATTTCTCTTGAATCAGATTATCATTTTGTACTTTagtttgtttttcattttttgcagaaaatgTAAGTTCTTTGCAGCCTCCTACATATTATGCAAATCACACACATATAACAGGTACCATCTTAGATTTTATTTCAACACATGCTCAACATTTCACCTGGTTGAGCAATGTTATCCATATATCTCTCATACATTACACATTTGAACAAAATAGTTCCAACATGCACAAACACTTTGTACCATCCTGAACAAGTTTCCAGCACTTTTCCACAAGAGGACACCCACAGCATCCTCTTCATCTGCAACTCATGCATTCTGCATAGAATTCACATCTGCTTCATTTACATCTCTACTTGATTTTGATACTATCCTCACTTATCTGATCAAAATTAAATGTACACACAGACATTTTAGTGCTAATTTAGCAGTCCACATTGAGTTTAAATTCAAATCTAGCCAAAAACTGTAAATCTCGCCTGTATCAAGACTGACCTGAGATCTGATTTGCTGAATACCTACTTACAGTATAAGCTTTAAATTTGAGGTATTTGCTCTAAGCAGCACTGGCAACCTTACCTATACTTAAATTCAATCAAGATAGCTACACCATTTATGTACAGATGCAAAGTAATTTGCATTGAAGGCTATGACTACACACAGAAATCCAGATTCTGCCAGCTTGTCtggaatttaaaacaaaaatatccATAGAACTTGGCTCAGTCTTCAGAGGCAAAGTGCATTATTGGACATTTATCTAATGATAACTGGGATTTTTCCAAATGTGTAAGGAAAGCCTGATAATTAATGCACCATTGCATGGATTAGGTAAGAAATGTGTTGAATTAAATGATGAACAAAGCATTCAAGCAACAATTTCAAGTCCCTGGTTGTGATTCTGTTTTAGAGAAATTATATACCTGTGAATCATTGCAGTTTTCATTTTAGCATTTCCTCAGGAAACCTCAATGATCTCCATACTACCAGAGAAGCTGGATTGACTTCCAATTTTTCTCAGGTCCTCCCGGGACCTGTTTTCATTCATACCTTCCTCAAATTCCATCTGGCAGCTGCGCCGTTTGTATTGTTTCTCAAATGGGCTTTCCTCATGCCAGCTGCGCCTGGAATCCCGACGGTCACAGTGTTTCTCACGCCGGCGCACCGTTGCTGACTGGTCGCAGCCCGATTGTAATTGACCGCAGCTAAAGGTCGGGTAAGCTGCTGCACCGCTGAACAGTGCAGAACTTGACAGAAAGCGAGGAGGTTGTCCTGCCAGTGCCTCAGTTGCAAAGTACCAGGTGTTGGCCAATGACGCAGTCGATGTTTGAGGTGAGATTATGTCCGAATGCCATCCTTTTAGCCCCATTCCTGCTGCAGAAGTTGCTAAATGCTGTTGGCTACCAGAAAGATCCAATAGAAAGTTTGTTTTGTAGTTATCCTCCATACTTCCACTTCTGTGTAGTGGGGAGAGCAGTGTTCTGGGCACTGTGGTTTGTGCAGATGGAATAACTGTACTTCCTGGTGCTCCTTGTTCCCATATGGTTTGTGTTTGCTTTGTGTTTACATCCATCACAGTGGGTTTAATGTGTTCTGGAAGCTGCTCCACCTCTGTCTGCACTGATGAGTAGAAACAGAACCTGCTTGATTCAGCTGCATTTGATTCCTTCTCAGGACTGCAACTATCCTCTGAACAAGCAGCAATCGGTACAGAACTTGCACCTGCACCGCTCACAGGATGTGATGCAGACCTTATGTCCAACGAAAACGAGCGTTTCAGCCGGTTGTTGTCCTCCAGTCTGTCTACCGACAGGCTAAGGCCATTGATTTCTTGAGCCAAAAGACATTCTCCTTCCACATTGGAAACAGTGGACTCCATAAGTGCAGACAAAGGTAAAGCAGGTGTGGTTGGGTTCCGATCCATAGTGGCTGAGGTAGTGGAGGGCTGCTTCTCTAGTACTGTATCAAAAGGGACACAGTCCTGGGCCAATCTCTGTTCCACAGGTCTCTCCAACTGCAGGAGTTTTAATTTGCTAATAGTTCCTGTTTGGCCAGATGGAGTCTTCAGTCTTTTCTCAAAATCCAGCAATTGACCAAGAAAGTTAAAGTTGGGAGAAATGGTCGGCCTCTTCTCCTTGACAAATCTTAAAAACACAAATGATAATTTCTTATTGATACTTAACACAGACATCGTGGGTCAAAGTGCCATACTGTCATATGTTCAATATTTCATTTATCAAGTAGGCCCCAAAAACAATTAACAGTACTATATTAAACTAACACTGC
Coding sequences within it:
- the LOC140734834 gene encoding dual specificity protein phosphatase 16-like; its protein translation is MDDEKSRTQMVTAEKLVGLLENDIEKVLVIDSRSFVEYNASHILYAVNINCSKLMKRRLEQDKVQIIELIQHSAKQKIEFDAKQEVVVYDQCTQDVSRLSSDCFLSVLLSKLEKKFNNVFLLTGGFATFSSSFCGLCEGKSSLVPTSISQPCLPVTNTGPTRILPHLYLGCQRDVLNKELMQQIDIGYVLNASNTCPKPDFIPESHFLRVPVNDSFSEKILPWLDKSVEFIEKAKASNGCVLVHCLAGISRSATIAIAYIMKRMDMSLDEAYRFVKEKRPTISPNFNFLGQLLDFEKRLKTPSGQTGTISKLKLLQLERPVEQRLAQDCVPFDTVLEKQPSTTSATMDRNPTTPALPLSALMESTVSNVEGECLLAQEINGLSLSVDRLEDNNRLKRSFSLDIRSASHPVSGAGASSVPIAACSEDSCSPEKESNAAESSRFCFYSSVQTEVEQLPEHIKPTVMDVNTKQTQTIWEQGAPGSTVIPSAQTTVPRTLLSPLHRSGSMEDNYKTNFLLDLSGSQQHLATSAAGMGLKGWHSDIISPQTSTASLANTWYFATEALAGQPPRFLSSSALFSGAAAYPTFSCGQLQSGCDQSATVRRREKHCDRRDSRRSWHEESPFEKQYKRRSCQMEFEEGMNENRSREDLRKIGSQSSFSGSMEIIEVS